One stretch of Pseudomonadota bacterium DNA includes these proteins:
- a CDS encoding ParB/RepB/Spo0J family partition protein: MATKKTVESPEFMYLPLEGIIVEEQIRSGIDTESESFKALMESIKDRGVLEPVLVTSKDGKYLLLCGERRYLATQKLGLPSIPARIVDAVTQKDEILAFQLTENLQREDLNPIDQAKGILAFIQARHPDKGYDVSGVINELVSYDRRPDEVSDAIAATFAAILEISGKSTKTLFNTISLLKLSPEIQTEIRSGNIPVSQGYLFAANLECPDRMKIFTDILKTPVTYIALERMFTAYKKVKPDPGNTKPVSVKRQVKGLTFMKTTFEKGLGTYKREDLEKLLYELQIFCDYVQQQVPMAPYGKKRPPQV, from the coding sequence ATGGCAACAAAGAAAACAGTTGAAAGTCCGGAATTTATGTACCTGCCTCTGGAAGGCATTATTGTGGAAGAACAGATTCGCTCAGGAATAGATACGGAGAGTGAGTCCTTCAAGGCCCTTATGGAATCTATTAAAGACCGAGGCGTCTTAGAACCTGTTCTTGTAACATCTAAAGACGGTAAATACCTGCTGTTATGTGGAGAAAGACGTTATCTGGCCACGCAGAAACTGGGACTCCCATCAATCCCTGCGCGGATCGTGGATGCAGTAACTCAGAAGGACGAGATACTTGCCTTTCAACTGACGGAAAATCTCCAGAGGGAAGACTTAAATCCCATAGATCAGGCTAAAGGAATACTTGCATTTATTCAGGCACGACATCCTGATAAGGGATATGATGTGAGTGGGGTTATAAATGAATTAGTAAGCTATGATAGAAGGCCTGATGAAGTATCTGATGCAATTGCCGCAACATTTGCGGCAATTCTTGAAATCTCCGGAAAGTCAACAAAGACGCTGTTTAACACGATATCACTTTTAAAACTTTCTCCTGAAATTCAGACTGAAATCAGGTCAGGGAATATCCCTGTTTCGCAAGGATATCTCTTTGCCGCCAACCTCGAATGTCCTGATCGTATGAAAATATTCACCGACATTTTGAAAACGCCGGTTACTTATATTGCCCTGGAAAGAATGTTTACCGCATACAAGAAGGTCAAACCTGACCCTGGCAACACAAAGCCCGTATCCGTTAAAAGGCAGGTTAAAGGTCTCACATTCATGAAGACAACTTTTGAGAAGGGTCTTGGAACGTATAAAAGAGAAGACCTTGAAAAGCTCCTCTATGAGTTGCAGATTTTCTGTGATTATGTGCAACAACAGGTGCCGATGGCTCCATACGGCAAGAAAAGACCCCCTCAAGTGTGA
- a CDS encoding DUF6516 family protein, with protein sequence MIRKFVESIEKTTTFNAAVLSSNIQKHFGPDNDTVYLKGSILFMDSSTLDIAIFAKELHKGLSIEKYRFHYMDKQGQMLFRYDNAPHHPELSSFPDHKHIENNTIPAAPREFKDIFNEITAMILKK encoded by the coding sequence GTGATACGGAAATTTGTTGAAAGCATTGAAAAAACTACTACCTTTAATGCCGCTGTTTTATCATCCAACATACAAAAGCACTTCGGACCTGATAACGATACAGTATATTTAAAAGGCTCTATCCTTTTCATGGACTCATCAACACTTGATATTGCAATTTTTGCTAAAGAGCTACATAAAGGTCTCTCCATTGAAAAATACAGATTCCATTACATGGACAAGCAGGGTCAGATGCTTTTCCGCTATGATAATGCTCCCCATCATCCTGAGTTATCCTCATTTCCAGACCATAAACATATTGAAAACAATACAATTCCGGCAGCGCCGCGTGAATTTAAAGACATCTTCAACGAAATAACCGCAATGATACTCAAGAAATAA
- a CDS encoding type II toxin-antitoxin system HicB family antitoxin: MRKIKITAELSPAEEGGYVVYCPELDITTEGDTIEEAIYMLKDAAEGYIKVVGIENIPHFAKAHQTHELELVINE; this comes from the coding sequence ATGAGAAAAATAAAAATCACTGCTGAACTCAGCCCTGCTGAAGAGGGAGGTTATGTAGTTTATTGCCCTGAACTTGACATAACCACTGAAGGTGATACCATTGAAGAGGCCATTTATATGCTTAAAGATGCTGCTGAAGGATATATTAAGGTGGTTGGAATAGAAAACATCCCACATTTTGCCAAGGCGCATCAGACTCACGAACTTGAGCTTGTGATTAATGAGTAA
- a CDS encoding type II toxin-antitoxin system HicA family toxin: protein MSKLPQVSGHEICKVLEKEGYVFKRQTGSHSIYQKQSEEGTVTILVPVHSSKPLKKGTLLSILKKTGLSKEKLIFLITLFLSAL, encoded by the coding sequence ATGAGTAAACTCCCGCAGGTTAGTGGCCATGAGATTTGCAAAGTGCTCGAAAAAGAAGGGTATGTTTTTAAAAGACAGACAGGCAGCCATAGCATATACCAGAAACAGTCGGAAGAAGGCACTGTTACCATACTAGTGCCGGTACATTCCAGCAAACCTCTAAAAAAGGGTACTCTCCTGAGCATACTTAAAAAAACCGGACTTTCCAAAGAAAAACTCATATTTCTTATCACCTTGTTCCTGTCCGCCCTCTAA